In a genomic window of Muntiacus reevesi chromosome 1, mMunRee1.1, whole genome shotgun sequence:
- the EPHX3 gene encoding epoxide hydrolase 3, which yields MPELVVTALLAPSRLTLKLLRAFMWSLVFSAALVAAAVYGCIALTHVMCRPRRGFCGRPRHTPPVCLSDPTLGEHCFLILRSSGLRLHYVSAGRGKGALMLFLHGFPENWFSWRYQLREFQSRFHVVAVDLRGYGSSDAPKDVDCYTIDLLMADIQDVILGLGYSKCILVGHDWGALLAWNFSIYYPSLVERMVVVSAAPMSVYQDYSLHHIGQFFRSNYIFLFQLPWLPEKLLSMSDFQILKTTLTHRKRGIPQLTPSELEAFLYDFSQPGGLTGPLNYYRNIFRTFPLEPQELATPTLLLWGEKDPYFEQGLVEAISSRFLPGRLEAHILPGTGHWIPQTNPAEMHQYMWAFLQDLLD from the exons CTCGTGTTCTCGGCGGCGCTGGTGGCTGCAGCTGTCTATGGCTGCATCGCGCTCACGCACGTGATGTGCCGGCCGCGACGCGGCTTTTGCGGGCGCCCCCGGCACACCCCACCGGTCTGCTTGAGCGACCCCACGCTGGGAGAGCACTGCTTCCTGATTCTTAGG AGCTCGGGCCTGCGCTTGCACTATGTCTCTGCTGGACGCGGCAAAGGGGCCCTCATGCTGTTTCTGCATGGCTTCCCTGAGAACTG GTTCTCCTGGCGCTACCAGCTCCGGGAGTTTCAGAGCCGCTTCCACGTGGTGGCTGTGGACCTGCGGGGATACGGCTCCTCCGATGCGCCAAAGGATGTGGATTGTTACACCATCGACCTGCTGATGGCAGATATCCAGGATGTCATTCTGGGCCTGG GTTATTCCAAGTGTATCCTCGTGGGCCATGACTGGGGTGCACTCCTAGCCTGGAATTTCTCCATCTACTACCCATCCCTGGTGGAGCGAATGGTAGTGGTCAGTGCTGCCCCCATGTCAGTGTACCAAG ACTACTCTTTGCACCACATCGGCCAGTTCTTCCGTTCCAACTACATTTTCCTGTTCCAGCTTCCCTGGCTGCCCGAGAAGCTGCTATCCATGTCTGACTTCCAG ATCCTCAAGACCACCCTCACCCACCGCAAGAGGGGCATCCCACAGTTGACCCCCAGTGAACTTGAAGCCTTCCTTTATGACTTCTCACAGCCTGGTGGCCTCACTGGGCCCCTCAACTACTATCGAAACATCTTCAG GACCTTCCCCCTGGAGCCCCAGGAGCTGGCCACACCCACACTGCTGCTATGGGGGGAGAAGGACCCCTATTTTGAGCAAGGGCTGGTAGAGGCCATCAGCAGCCGTTTTCTGCCAGGCCGGCTTGAAGCCCACATCCTGCCAGGCACGGGGCACTGGATCCCCCAGACCAATCCTGCGGAAATGCACCAATATATGTGGGCCTTCTTGCAAGACCTGTTGGACTGA